The following are encoded in a window of Gemmatimonadales bacterium genomic DNA:
- the glnA gene encoding type I glutamate--ammonia ligase codes for MTATMPKTSKRTTTSKAPATRPADVIRQARESGAQMVDVRFTDLPGTWQHFSIPVGEFSEDVFEEGLGFDGSSIRGFQAINESDMLLLPDPSSAFVDPCLKVPTLVLTCDIKDPITGQRYSRDPRYVAQKAEQYLVKSGIATTSYWGPEAEFYIFNSARFDQNAHEGYYHIDSEEGIWNSGQNGGTPNPGHRPRHKEGYFPVPPVDKLQDLRSRIVLAMIASGINVEVHHHEVGTAGQTEIDMKYGPLVRMADQIMMYKYIVKNVCDEHGYTATFMPKPMFGDNGSGMHVHQSLWKNGENLFWNARGYAGLSDMARFYIGGLIKHAPALLAFAAPTTNSYRRLVPGYEAPINLIYSQRNRSAVCRIPMYSKSPKTKR; via the coding sequence ATGACCGCGACGATGCCCAAGACCAGCAAGCGCACCACCACGAGCAAAGCCCCCGCCACGAGGCCCGCGGACGTGATCCGCCAGGCCAGGGAGAGCGGCGCGCAGATGGTGGACGTGCGCTTCACCGATCTGCCCGGCACCTGGCAGCACTTCTCGATCCCGGTGGGCGAGTTCTCCGAGGACGTGTTCGAGGAGGGGCTGGGCTTCGACGGGTCGAGCATCCGCGGGTTCCAGGCGATCAACGAGAGCGACATGCTCCTGTTGCCGGACCCGTCCTCGGCGTTCGTGGATCCGTGCCTGAAGGTCCCGACGCTCGTGCTTACGTGCGACATCAAGGATCCGATCACGGGCCAGCGCTATTCGCGCGACCCGCGCTACGTGGCCCAGAAGGCCGAGCAGTACCTGGTGAAGAGCGGCATCGCGACGACCTCGTACTGGGGCCCCGAGGCCGAGTTCTACATCTTCAACTCCGCGCGGTTCGACCAGAACGCGCACGAGGGCTACTACCACATCGACTCGGAAGAGGGGATCTGGAACTCCGGCCAGAACGGCGGCACCCCCAACCCCGGGCACCGGCCGCGGCACAAGGAGGGCTACTTCCCCGTGCCGCCGGTGGACAAGCTCCAAGACCTGCGGTCCCGGATCGTGCTCGCGATGATCGCGTCGGGGATCAACGTCGAGGTGCACCACCATGAGGTGGGCACCGCCGGGCAGACCGAGATCGACATGAAGTACGGCCCGCTGGTGCGCATGGCCGACCAGATCATGATGTACAAGTACATCGTCAAGAACGTGTGCGACGAGCACGGGTACACGGCCACCTTCATGCCCAAGCCGATGTTCGGCGACAACGGCTCCGGGATGCACGTGCACCAGAGCCTGTGGAAGAACGGCGAGAACCTCTTCTGGAACGCCCGTGGCTACGCAGGGCTGTCGGACATGGCGCGCTTCTACATCGGCGGGCTCATCAAGCACGCCCCGGCGCTCCTGGCCTTCGCGGCGCCGACGACCAACTCGTACCGCCGGCTGGTGCCGGGCTACGAGGCGCCGATCAACCTCATCTACTCCCAGCGCAACCGCTCGGCGGTGTGCCGGATCCCGATGTACTCGAAGTCGCCGAAGACGAAGCG